The following proteins are co-located in the Physeter macrocephalus isolate SW-GA unplaced genomic scaffold, ASM283717v5 random_56, whole genome shotgun sequence genome:
- the RTN4RL1 gene encoding reticulon-4 receptor-like 1, translated as MLRKGCCVELLLLLLAGELPLGGGCPRDCVCYPAPMTVSCQAHNFAAVPEGIPEDSERIFLQNNRITLLRQGHFSPSMVTLWIYSNNITFIDPNTFQGFVHLEELDLGDNRQLRTLAPETFQGLVKLHALYLYKCGLSALPAGIFGGLHSLQYLYLQDNHIEYLQDDIFVDLVNLSHLFLHGNKLWSLGQDTFRGLVNLDRLLLHENQLQWVHHKAFHDLRRLTTLFLFNNSLSELPGDCLAPLGALEFLRLNGNAWDCGCRAHSLWEWLQRFRGSSSAVPCVSPEPLHGQDLKLLRAEDFRNCTRPASPHQIKSHTLTTTDRDARKEHHPPRGPARDKDHPHGHLPGSRSGYRKPGKNCTSHRNRNRVSKAGTRKQAHELQDYAPDYQHKFSFDIMPTARPKRKGKCARRTPIRAPSGVQQASLGSSLRASLLAWILGLVVTLR; from the coding sequence GGTGCTGTGTggaactgctgctgctgctgctggccggGGAGCTGCCCCTGGGCGGCGGCTGCCCGCGGGACTGCGTGTGCTACCCCGCACCCATGACGGTCAGCTGCCAGGCGCACAACTTCGCCGCCGTACCCGAGGGCATCCCGGAGGACAGCGAGCGCATCTTCCTGCAGAACAACCGCATCACCCTCCTCCGGCAGGGCCACTTTAGCCCCTCCATGGTCACCCTGTGGATCTACTCCAACAACATCACCTTCATCGACCCCAACACCTTCCAGGGCTTCGTGCACCTGGAGGAGCTGGACCTCGGCGACAACCGGCAGCTGCGGACGCTGGCGCCCGAGACCTTCCAGGGCCTGGTGAAGCTCCACGCCCTCTACCTCTATAAGTGTGGGCTCAGTGCCCTGCCGGCCGGCATCTTTGGCGGCCTGCACAGCCTGCAGTACCTCTACCTGCAGGACAACCACATCGAGTACCTCCAGGACGACATCTTTGTGGACCTGGTCAACCTCAGCCACCTGTTTCTCCACGGCAACAAGCTGTGGAGCCTCGGCCAGGACACCTTCCGGGGCCTGGTGAACCTGGACCGGCTGCTGCTGCACGAGAACCAGCTGCAGTGGGTCCATCACAAGGCTTTCCACGACCTCCGCAGGCTGACCACCCTCTTCCTCTTCAACAACAGTCTCTCCGAGCTGCCGGGCGACTGCCTGGCACCCCTGGGGGCCCTGGAGTTCCTCCGCCTCAACGGGAACGCCTGGGACTGTGGCTGCCGGGCGCACTCCCTGTGGGAATGGCTGCAAAGGTTCCGTGGCTCCAGCTCCGCTGTCCCTTGCGTGTCCCCCGAGCCTCTGCATGGCCAGGACCTGAAGCTGCTGAGGGCCGAGGACTTCCGGAACTGCACGCGGCCGGCGTCCCCGCACCAGATCAAGTCGCACACGCTCACCACCACCGACAGGGACGCCCGCAAGGAGCACCACCCACCCCGTGGCCCCGCCAGGGACAAGGACCACCCGCACGGCCATCTGCCCGGCTCTCGGTCGGGCTACAGGAAGCCGGGCAAGAACTGCACCAGCCACAGGAATCGCAACCGGGTCTCGAAGGCAGGCACCAGGAAGCAGGCCCACGAGCTGCAGGACTATGCCCCCGACTACCAGCACAAGTTCAGCTTTGACATCATGCCCACGGCGCGGCCCAAGAGGAAGGGCAAGTGTGCCCGCAGGACCCCCATCCGTGCCCCCAGCGGGGTGCAGCAGGCCTCCTTGGGCAGTTCCCTGAGGGCCTCGCTCCTGGCCTGGATACTGGGGCTGGTGGTCACTCTTCGCTGA